From one Pararge aegeria chromosome 21, ilParAegt1.1, whole genome shotgun sequence genomic stretch:
- the LOC120633309 gene encoding protein ALP1-like, which yields MLTTKQKRMIIAYYYYNKIKKETKNKRLYWVHPIIQEKNGFGGFITLYRVMRQHEEKFVDYFRMKMSTFDKLLTTIENNIRHENTKMRESIPPYIRLAVTLRYMATGDTFARLHFDFRIGIKTIANIVREVTHHIWSELSTVYMRMPTQEEWLNIAQRYEINANFPHCLGALDGKHIRIIKPEESGSMFLNYKHFFSIVLMAIVDSNYNYIFIDVGSYGKECDSNVFKETQFWKKLVDNTLNIPSPCSIINTNYILPYVFVADEAFALHANVLRPYGGNELTKEQKIFNYRLTRARRYVECAFGIMANKWRILHRSLNLSLDLTVAIVKTTCVLQNFIHTEEGHVEPLINRDRLNSPLHLEGNNLTADEIRQKYTEYFSSDEGSLPWQDKYT from the exons atgttaactacaaagcaaaaaagaatgataattgcatattattattataacaaaataaaaaaggaaacaaaaaacaagaGACTTTACTGGGTTCATCCAATTATACAAGAGAAAAATGGGTTTGGCGGGTTCATTACCCTTTACCGTGTCATGCGACAACATGAGGAAAAATTTGTGGATTATTTTCGCATGAAAATGTCTACGTTTGACAAGCTTTTGacaacaatagaaaataatatacgacATGAAAATACCAAAATGCGAGAAAGTATTCCTCCATACATTAGATTGGCCGTAACATTaag ATACATGGCAACTGGAGATACCTTCGCACGTCTTCATTTCGATTTTCGAATcggaataaaaacaatagcGAACATTGTACGTGAAGTTACTCATCATATTTGGTCAGAATTATCTACAGTTTATATGCGGATGCCAACACAAGAAGAATGGTTGAATATAGCACAAAGATATGAAATAAATGCCAATTTTCCACACTGTCTTGGAGCACTGGACGGGAAacatattagaataattaaacccGAAGAAAGTGgatcaatgtttttaaattataaacatttcttttctaTTGTTCTCATGGCTATTGTGGATTCCAActacaattacatttttattgatgtaGGGTCGTATGGTAAAGAATGTGAttcaaatgttttcaaagaaacACAGTTTTGGAAAAAACTTGTTGACAATACGTTAAACATACCATCCCCATGctctataataaatactaactaTATATTACCATATGTTTTTGTAGCTGATGAAGCTTTCGCACTTCATGCTAACGTACTTCGACCCTACGGTGGTAACGAACTCACAAAAgaacaaaagatatttaattatcgcTTGACAAGGGCAAGAAGATACGTCGAGTGTGCATTTGGAATAATGGCCAACAAATGGAGAATTCTGCACCGATCTTTAAACTTAAGTCTCGATTTAACAGTTGCTATTGTAAAAACTACTTGcgttttgcaaaattttattcatacagAAGAAGGTCACGTTGAGCCTTTAATCAATCGAGACCGATTAAATAGTCCATTGCATTTAGAAGGCAATAATCTCACAGCAGACGAAATTCGTCAAaaatatactgaatatttttcctCTGATGAAGGATCACTGCCATGGCaagataaatacacataa
- the LOC120633310 gene encoding uncharacterized protein LOC120633310 produces MADELLITLVEGRPVLWDKTLDIYKDKRLTYEAWREIFTILNKDFDEMTNVKKNEYAKSTAKKWTSLRDRWMKCHRRLKEMKSGSGAKKIRKCDFYDEMLFLTKIVTRRDTESNIPETTNVEKSPVEHTPIAKKKKQDVSEVDKNMAEFIKAVTKEEESRAMSFFKSIAPSVDKFSDEEMVDFQFEVLKLVRSTQQRKGSDVQHQWSTEYYKTTQPSTSSFNVPGPSYSTRPGYSTQKSTSIEFDTETISSVETSHTDEFHFDFSEEYEHVESVEFGNM; encoded by the exons ATGGCTGATGAGTTACTTATAACTTTAGTAGAAGGACGACCGGTATTGTGGGACAAAACTTTAgacatatataaagataaaagactcACATACGAAGCATGGAGAGAAATATTTACTATCTTAAACAAAGACTTCGACgaaatgacaaatgtcaaaaaaaatgaatatg CAAAGTCTACAGCAAAAAAATGGACAAGTTTGCGAGATAGGTGGATGAAATGTCACAGAAGACTTAAAGAAATGAAATCGGGATCGGGTGCTAAGAAGATTCGTAAATGTGATTTTTACgacgaaatgttatttttgacaaaaattgtAACACGCCGAGACACTGAGTCAAATATACCCGAAACAACAAACGTGGAAAAAAGTCCCGTAGAACATACACCGATcgcgaaaaaaaagaaacaggatGTTAGCGAGGTGGACAAAAATATGGCAGAATTTATAAAGGCTGTTACCAAAGAAGAAGAGAGCCGTGccatgtcattttttaaaagtatagctCCGAGTGTTGATAAGTTCAGTGATGAGGAAATGGTGGATTTCcagtttgaagttttaaaacttgTGCGTTCTACGCAACAACGAAAGGGAAGTGATGTTCAGCATCAATGGAGTACTGAGTATTACAAAACAACGCAGCCTTCTACGTCGTCATTTAACGTACCCGGCCCATCATACTCGACTCGACCAGGTTACAGTACTCAAAAATCTACATCCATTGAATTTGACACCGAAACTATTAGTAGTGTGGAAACATCGCATACAGATgaatttcactttgacttttctGAAGAATATGAACATGTGGAGTCTGTTGAATTTGGAAACATGTAA